A DNA window from Argopecten irradians isolate NY chromosome 10, Ai_NY, whole genome shotgun sequence contains the following coding sequences:
- the LOC138334076 gene encoding chondroitin proteoglycan 1-like has product MSITTTSDFVSITTTSDFMSITTTSDFMSITTTSDFVSITTTSDFVSITTTSDFVSITTTSDFVFITTTSDFMSITTTSDFMSITTPSDFVFITTTSDFVSITTTSDFVSITTTSDFVSITTTSDFVSITTTSDFMSITTTSDFMSITTPSDFVSITTTSDFMSITTTSDFMSITTTSDFVFITTTSDFMSITTTSDFVSITTTSDFVSITTTSDFVFITTTSDFMFITTTSDFVSITTTSDFVFITTTSDFMSITTTYDFVFITTTSDFMSITTPFDFVFITTTSDFMSITTTSDFVSISMTSDFVSITTSSDFVSITTTAMPILLALRV; this is encoded by the coding sequence ATGTCCATAACAACTACATCTGACTTCGTGTCCATAACAACTACATCTGACTTCATGTCCATAACAACTACATCTGACTTCATGTCCATAACAACTACATCTGACTTCGTGTCCATAACAACTACATCTGACTTCGTGTCCATAACAACTACATCTGACTTCGTGTCCATAACAACTACATCTGACTTCGTGTTCATAACAACTACATCTGACTTCATGTCCATAACAACTACATCTGACTTCATGTCCATAACAACTCCATCTGACTTCGTGTTCATAACAACTACATCTGACTTCGTGTCCATAACAACTACATCTGACTTCGTGTCCATAACAACTACATCTGACTTCGTGTCCATAACAACTACATCTGACTTCGTGTCCATAACAACTACATCTGACTTCATGTCCATAACAACTACATCTGACTTCATGTCCATAACAACTCCATCTGACTTCGTGTCCATAACAACTACATCTGACTTCATGTCCATAACAACTACATCTGACTTCATGTCCATAACAACTACATCTGACTTCGTGTTCATAACAACTACATCTGACTTCATGTCCATAACAACTACATCTGACTTCGTGTCCATAACAACTACATCTGACTTCGTGTCCATAACAACTACATCTGACTTCGTGTTCATAACAACTACATCTGACTTCATGTTCATAACAACTACATCTGACTTCGTGTCCATAACAACTACATCTGACTTCGTGTTCATAACAACTACATCTGACTTCATGTCCATAACAACTACATATGACTTCGTGTTCATAACAACTACATCTGACTTCATGTCCATAACAACTCCATTTGACTTCGTGTTCATAACAACTACATCTGACTTCATGTCCATAACAACTACATCTGACTTCGTATCCATATCAATGACATCTGACTTCGTGTCTATAACAACTTCATCTGACTTCGTGTCCATAACAACTACGGCAATGCCAATCCTTTTAGCGCTCAGGGTTTGA
- the LOC138334077 gene encoding chondroitin proteoglycan 1-like — protein sequence MSVTTTSDFVSITTTSDFVSITTTSDFVSITTTSDFVSITTTSDFVSITTTSDFVSITTTSDFVSITTTSDFMSITTTSDFVSITTTSDFVSITTTSDFVSITTTHLTLSITTTSDFVSITTTSDFVSITTTSDFVSITTTSDFVSITTTSDFVSITTTSDFVSITTTSDFMSVTTTSDFVSITTTSDFRVHNNYI from the coding sequence ATGTCCGTAACAACTACATCTGACTTCGTGTCCATAACAACCACATCTGACTTCGTGTCCATAACAACTACATCTGACTTCGTGTCCATAACAACTACATCTGACTTCGTGTCCATAACAACTACATCTGACTTCGTGTCCATAACAACTACATCTGACTTCGTGTCCATAACAACTACATCTGACTTCGTGTCCATAACAACTACATCTGACTTCATGTCCATAACAACTACATCTGACTTCGTGTCCATAACAACTACATCTGACTTCGTGTCCATAACAACTACATCTGACTTCGTGTCCATAACAACTACACATCTGACTCTGTCCATAACAACTACATCTGACTTCGTGTCCATAACAACTACATCTGACTTCGTGTCCATAACAACTACATCTGACTTCGTGTCCATAACAACTACATCTGACTTCGTGTCCATAACAACTACATCTGACTTCGTGTCCATAACAACTACATCTGACTTCGTGTCCATAACAACTACATCTGACTTCATGTCCGTAACAACTACATCTGACTTCGTGTCCATAACAACTACATCTGACTTCCGTGTCCATAACAACTACATCTGA